The segment CCATCCAGGTTGGATGGGCCATGAAGGGCTGAGGCTATTCGCCTTGGGGATTTTCCCTGAGCCGCATTTGTTGCTCATGGTATTCCTTCAGGGTCAGGCCTTTCTCGAGGGCCTCCTCAAGCGAGGGGAGAGGTGCTTTGCCTTCCCGGATATTTAAGAGGTCCTCACGGAGTCTTTCCCTGGTGTGGCGAAGTATCTTTGTCTCGTCCTTGGAGGCGATCATGTCCAGCGAGGCTTCGTTGACGATGCCCGCAGGGTCCAGGTAGTCGCTGAAATCATCGACAATCCTGATGCCGGCAGTGACGCTGACGCGCACTGGCACGCCATCGATGACGATGGTCCGGTTCCGCATGGTTTCCGAGACTCGGCGGGCGAGGCTCTTGATCAGCTTTACCTGGTCCGAGCGAATGGGCTCGACGCCGTCCGTCTTGATGAGAATGTCCGGGTGTTTCCACCAGGGCAGGTCGTAGGGGACGATCCAGCAGAACTCGTCACCGCCTTTTCTGTAGACGGCATCTAGGCTTCGGATGTTCTCGCTAAGGATGGCACCAAGTTCGCGGATGACAATATCACCGCCGCTGTGCCCGTACTTAGTGTTGAACATTTTGAAGTCATCAATGTCGAAAAAGATGACAGCAAAAGGATGCCTCTGCTCGATGAGCGATTGGATGCACCGCTTCCCGTGGGCGTCCGTGTAAACACAGCTCACCATTTGGTCACGGTTTTTCAGCTCAAACGTTTCCGTATGGTCCACCAAGTCCACTTTGACGAGTGGCACGCCTTGCCGTAGCGGTGACGCGGTCACCCCTATGTACCGGGCATGGATCAGGTGGGCCAGCGGCTCATCTTCCCGGTTGGTGTACCGGGGGATGGTGAGCATGACATGGTCGGTCCTGCCAGCGCGCATTTGCTCGGAAAGGTGTTTCCAATTCCTCATGTGGTCATGATGCCGCTTAAAGAACGGCAGCATCGTGAAGTAAAAGGGGCTGGGCACCTCTGGCAGGGCAAACATTTCCAAGGCGGGCTCGTTCAGTGCTACGACTACAGGGTCTGCGCTATCGGGCTGAAGGCGTAAGAGCGCTACCGGAATATCGCTCATGGCGATGTTCTCTTTGCACTCATGAATGAGCTCGCGCTCGGTGCATTGGGGGTCAAAGACCTGTTTGACGTGTGCGAGCGTTGAGCGCCACGCACGATGAAA is part of the Verrucomicrobiia bacterium genome and harbors:
- a CDS encoding GGDEF domain-containing protein → MFTRAQKQPKTYFHRAWRSTLAHVKQVFDPQCTERELIHECKENIAMSDIPVALLRLQPDSADPVVVALNEPALEMFALPEVPSPFYFTMLPFFKRHHDHMRNWKHLSEQMRAGRTDHVMLTIPRYTNREDEPLAHLIHARYIGVTASPLRQGVPLVKVDLVDHTETFELKNRDQMVSCVYTDAHGKRCIQSLIEQRHPFAVIFFDIDDFKMFNTKYGHSGGDIVIRELGAILSENIRSLDAVYRKGGDEFCWIVPYDLPWWKHPDILIKTDGVEPIRSDQVKLIKSLARRVSETMRNRTIVIDGVPVRVSVTAGIRIVDDFSDYLDPAGIVNEASLDMIASKDETKILRHTRERLREDLLNIREGKAPLPSLEEALEKGLTLKEYHEQQMRLRENPQGE